The genomic DNA GCCCAAATGCCTTATTCTACTGTGAATGTCTAGATTAGCATATGAAAAGCATTTTAGTGCCCacaccccctttccttcctctcttcctttgacCCCCTCTCTATGTATAGACAGAATCTCACTCAACTCTAGTTTCTCTTCAAAGTCTTGGTTCCAAACACACAGCCAAGGCGGACTTTGACCTTCGGATgctcctgctcccacctcctgagagctgggattacagtatgTCCTTCCGTGTTCAGTTTTACGCAGTGTTGAGGATGGAACCCACGGCCtcctacatgctaggcaagcatctaccaactgagctacatccctagcccatAGGAAGCTCTCGATGCTTTGTTTGTTGCTCTTAGTAGGACTCTGACAGAAACCTCTGAGTAAACAAATACTTTGCTTCGACAACCCTAAAAGCTAAATTATACGTTTTTCCTTGCTTCACAGAATGCTGACTTCGTCTGATGTTGAAAATAGCAGGTGCTTTTGTTTGTGCTtgccaaccccccacccccctcgccACTCCAGGATTCtggaaattttaagtttttacaaATAATTGGTGCTGAGAGTGTCTTTATTTTATGCCGTCTAAGCCTCCAGTGCATTTCCTGAATGCTGAGGTCTAAATATTCTCCAGTTACCTGTGTTGACACTTGGAACAGATGACATCTTTAACTGAGGTCACATTACAAACCTTAATGACAGTCAGACTCTTCTCtggaaaagtttaaagaaaagcagaatCTTTGGACATTTCCTTCTAagcatcacctctctctctctctctctctctctctctctctcatttgcctAGACATAAACTATTCCTTAGGCTGTCCTCAGCCTCAACTATTGGTCTAAGTCCTGTACACCTGGCACCTTTGGAAATACCAAGGTGCCATAGGCTTCTTATTTGTCACTTTCTCATAACAGGTTCAGCCCTTGGGTGGGGAACAGTGAGTGACTTGGAGTCTCTCCTACTAACTGGAAGGAACTGGGCGTTCCCAAGCACAAAGCCAACAACTTGACCTGGGCTGAGGAAAGGGATCCGGGCAGCTGCGGCCCTCAGAGCAGGGCTAGCTGCCAGCTCTCAGGGCTTCTGGTGACCAGGGAGGGATTCCTCTGCATGGACAACAGGCTTCCtgttctgttcctcctgccctccctcattCTTCACCTGCTGAGTTCCAAAGTGTCCCTTCAGCTAACTCCAGCTCTCACTGAATTTTGCAATGTGCTCTCAACCTAACCTCCCCCTGGCTCTGTCTTTCCCTTTGGAACTTCGTTTGTCTGAAAAGTTGAAAGCCTACCAAGATCAAGTTTCCTTCAACTACCCCTCCCCCCTAGCTCCGATTTCTGAAGCTGACCCCTTCTGACCTACATACAGGAAAGGCTACATTTTACCACCATGAAAAGGTCACTCAGCATCCCAGAATTTTCAGTTTGGGCTGGTCAGAATGACCTAGACTCTTAGTTCTAGAGGCTGGTGAAGGAGCCAGACTCCCTTTTGTCCAGAAACACTCATTACAGCAACACATTGGTGTCCGCATGCTCCTGATCTCCCTTTGGGGCAAACCCCTGGGCTCCCCAGTTTAATGAGTAGGTTTGGGTGAGTGTCTGCCAGTTTTTGTCCCATTTCTCgctcatgcttttcttttttcttcatttctttttgttgttgttggttttgttttgttttgtttttgagacagtgtgtcgtcgctgtgtagccttggctgtcctggactcactttgtagatcaggctggcctcaaactcacagcgacccctAGCCTCttcctccgagtgctgggattaaaggcatgtgccaccacatccagctttctaATTCATTTGTATAGTTTACCTCTCTTTGGGTGGaattttgtctcttttattttatcacCCACTTGACAGGACCCAGGGCCCTGCTCTCAAGCTTTGTTCTTGAACTGCATGTAACCCTTAGCctgatatttctttatttttctccttaacCAGGCCCTTGCTTCCCCTCCCAGCACCCTTTGCTCCAAGGTTCAGCTAGAAGACTATGGACAACTGAGGACTTTCTAGACAGCTGATCCAGGGATAAGGGAAACTCAACTGTGTTCGGGGTCCCATCCCCCATCTGGCCTACTTCTTTAAAACTTTGAATTACATTTTAACTAACCATCCCCCTCTGTGTATGTAGGGGGGCAGTTGCACCATAGctcatgtgtagaggtcaaaggacaactttcacttattgattttctccttccaccatgtaggttctctAGACAGAACTCTGGTGAGGCTTGGTGGCTTGGTAGTGCCAACACTTATGGAGCTGTCCCTGCCCACTTTTTAAAGTGCTGTCTTAGTCTCCTGTTTTTGTCAGCTGGCTGCTGTGCCTCTTACCAGATGAAAGCATCTCAACATTTTATACCTCACAGATAGGTGGCTGTCCTAAAAATGGCAGTTGAGATCTGGGGCACGGCAAAGGTTTTCTTTCTggatgacttttttctttccttgagagTTCACTGACTGATTACCCATATCAGGCTTTGCTTTGTGGACAGAGAACACAGGTATGTCAGAAAGATTCCCAGAGGGCTGTGGGTGTTGCTCAGTAcctgagcacttgcctagtaagTGCAAGGTCATAGCTTTAATCCCGAGTATTGCCAGAGCTGGGCAATGACACCATAACTTCAgggtccagcctggactacatggtgagactgtctcaaacagtaAAACGGAACACAAAAAGATTTTGGGCAGTTGCTTACCTCCTGGGCTGACACCCTCTACAGTGTCAAGATGGTACCCCTCTCTAGAGGGttgtagagagaaaacaagaaccagaaaaataaccagaaaagTTTCTCAGCTGCACTgaggtgagagaaaagaaaaggagagctgtCCTGAGCGGGGGAAGGATCCAGCATTGAGATCTGGTTTCATTCTGCTGAGTCTCAGGAGAGACTGGCGGCTTCAGGGGTGGCACTGGGTTTTCTGAGGGTCTTAAGGAACTCCCAGAAAGAATGAGTGCGGTGAGCTAAGCCCTAGGCTAACGTGGCCCCAACGGTGGGAATCACAGCAAGCTACTTTCAACGTTCACTTCCTAGGCAGGGCTAAAGCCTGTTttaaaagggtgtgtgtgggCCAAGCCCAGAGCAGCCTGGGACATTTCAAACTGGCACCACCTCCTCTGGCTGTTTCTGAGGCCATCCGGAGGCCAGGGCTCGGTCAGATGAACGGAAAAATAAAGAGAGGACCGTAGAGTCTGAGACCTTTGCGCAGAGGGCTGGAGtgtggaggagggtgggagggagaagccGGAGGAGGGCTCTGGGTGCGGAGGCCACACCTTTCATTCCAGCGCTGCGCGGGCCTGGACGGGATGAGTCACGACTGGCTGGCTCTGCTGTGCACCTTCTGTAGGTGAGGGACCCAGACCTCTCTGGGGAAAAACTGCGGCGCTTGCTCATCCCGGCCTTGGCTTTGGCTGGCTGCGAGAGCCCTGGGTTTGCCGGGTCTGGCCTCTGGGGCCACGGGCTGGCTTTCCCTGATGTATGGCAACAGCCCTGCGCGAGTGCTTCCACTCCTCTTGGGTTTACAGCTCACAGGTAAGAGCTGGCGGGCTTCTAGGGTTTTCTACCTTCACCGCCCACTCTATGTAAAGACAGAGCTCATGGCTTGAAGAGGTCTTAAGGGCTCTGTTTGGAGCTCGAGCCCCAGTTCGTTCTAGTCCAAACTTCGCCAAAACTTCAATGCGGTGGGTTGCTTGGGCAGTACTTTGGGCAAACAGGTTTAGGTGTATTTGGCCGCCCGCGTTTCAGACAGAAAGCGCTTTCTGATCTCAGGTTACACACCATCTTTTTGTAGCTGCTCTCTACCTCGGGCTGCTGACTAGTTTTGGCCCTTGCATTTCCGTGGGAGGATTTTGTCTGCGACTCCCCGCAGCACCTCGGAGCGGGAGCAAACCTAGATGATCAGAGCCGGGATCCTGCTGTGGTTTTGAAGCTGCCCCAATACACACACTGGATTTGTAAATAAGCCACGTGGTGTAAGGGTTCCAGGGGTGCAGGCTAGTACAGCAGCTGGGGTGGATTAGCTTGCGGGCTAGTAGCGGCTCCAACCCCACATGCTGAACAATTTACCTGCTTGGAGACTTAAAATAtggatttttgtttctattttcaatcTTCTTTGCTGATCTTTGTAGTTTGTGGTTATTGTTCTGAAGTTGGTCCCGTGAAGCTGTGAAGAAAGTGAGAGCACCAGGTCGGGTCGGTTTATTTTAATTGGCCCTCGGGATGGGAGGCTCAAAGTTGTGTGTAGGCAGGAGTATACAGACGCCCGGTGAAGTGAGTTTGAAGGTTGGCTTATTTGAGAAGTGCCCGCGGTTTCCTCCAGATGCGCCTGCTGTtaaccctcttccttctctttattgCAGCCCTTTGTCCTACAGCCTCTGTGGAAATTTACACCTCCGGGGCCCTGGAGGCAGTCAACGGGACAGACGTGCGGTTAAAATGCACTTTCTCCAGCTTTGCCCCTGTGGGGGATGCACTAACTGTGACGTGGAATTTCCGGCCTCGAGATGGGGGGCGTGAGCAGTTTGTAAGTAGACCCTTGTCaccttccagaggacccttgACCAGGATGTATTAAGGCGATCCTTTTTTTCTTGCCTTCCCTGTATTAGCCGTATGCATGGGGTTACGTTGGGAGCCAGTTCTCCGGACATAGGtctgagaaaagggaaggcaGGGCGTGTTCCAAGGAGCCGAGCCACTGGTTAAACTTGATGATATTTCTCTTCCACAACACGCCCTCCCCCCCAATCTCACCTCCTGCCCTGGACCTCCTCTGAGGGGGAGGGCTCACTCTTTTTCGTCCGCAGGTATTCTACTACCACATGGATCCCTTTAGACCCATGAGTGGACGGTTCAAGGACCGGGTGGTGTGGGACGGGAACCCCGAGCGCTACGATGCTTCCATTGTGCTCTGGAAGCTGCAGTTTGATGACAACGGGACATATACCTGCCAGGTGAAGAATCCACCTGACGTTGATGGTCTGGTAGGGACGATCCGGCTCAGCGTTGTGCACACCGGTAGGTTTGGGGCAATGAAagctgaaagagaagaaaaaaaaaagtgccatcTTTTgtgaaaatggaagggagaggagagggcctAGGTCTTTACAGCTGGGAACTTCAGAGCAGGAGGAGTCCTGgggtgaaaaaaataaagactttggtcatgaagagaaacaaaataacacaaagagACGTGGGGAATCTGGCAAGAATGACCTTGAGGTTGTGAAAGGGACAGGAAGCGACTGATAAAAGACTCACAATAGGTCTGTTCATTCTTTCACTTATTCAAGATGCTTATTGAGTGAGTACCTGGTGTGCTAGGCACAATCCAAAGTGCTTGGTACACACTATCTCATTGAATCCTGACACACTATCAACAGCTGTTGCCAGTGTTTACTCTCTAGTGTTTACTCTGTACACTGTCAGGAGCTTTAcatgatacattttatttattcttttttgttgttgttttgttattcaagacagggtttctctgtgtagctttgagtgtcctgcactcactttgtagaccaggctggctccgaacttacagagatctgcctgcctctgcctccagaagtgctgggactataggtgtatATGCTGTGCCcgacttttatttattcttttagaaacaatttaaaaattatcattttatgtgcatgggtggtttgcttgtatgtatgtctatgcaatgcctagtgtccatggaggccagaaaagggtgtcagaccccctggaactggagttaaagatagttgtgagcggctgtgtgggtactgggaatcgaactgaagtcctctgaaaaagcagccagtgctcttagcagctgcgttgtctctccagccttatCT from Acomys russatus chromosome 14, mAcoRus1.1, whole genome shotgun sequence includes the following:
- the Mpzl2 gene encoding myelin protein zero-like protein 2; its protein translation is MYGNSPARVLPLLLGLQLTALCPTASVEIYTSGALEAVNGTDVRLKCTFSSFAPVGDALTVTWNFRPRDGGREQFVFYYHMDPFRPMSGRFKDRVVWDGNPERYDASIVLWKLQFDDNGTYTCQVKNPPDVDGLVGTIRLSVVHTVSFSEIYFLAVAIGSACALMIIIVIVVVLFQHFRKKRWAKRADNAEGIKSKEEEKLNQGNKVSVYLEETD